A window of Hymenobacter aerilatus contains these coding sequences:
- a CDS encoding DinB family protein, which produces MPDTPEVWLRGPLPEVPPLLQPVAHALLQAREEIQELLADFPAVLLWQRPAGVASVGFHLQHLTGVLDRIFTYARAETLAPAQLAALAAEGHDDPNTPLTPAALVAAFARQVDRALHQLRATDEATLPEYRGVGRAGLPSTVTGLLTHAAEHTMRHVGQLSVTARVVRATQPQH; this is translated from the coding sequence ATGCCTGATACTCCAGAAGTATGGTTGCGCGGTCCTCTGCCCGAAGTGCCACCACTACTCCAACCCGTAGCGCACGCGCTGCTGCAAGCCCGCGAGGAAATACAAGAGTTGTTAGCTGATTTTCCGGCAGTCCTGCTATGGCAGCGGCCAGCTGGCGTGGCCTCCGTGGGCTTCCATTTGCAGCACCTCACCGGCGTGCTCGACCGCATCTTCACCTACGCCCGCGCCGAGACCCTCGCGCCAGCCCAGCTAGCTGCTCTGGCCGCCGAGGGCCACGACGACCCCAACACCCCGCTTACTCCCGCCGCGCTGGTAGCCGCCTTTGCCCGGCAGGTAGACCGCGCCCTGCACCAGCTGCGCGCCACCGACGAAGCTACGCTGCCCGAGTACCGGGGGGTAGGGCGGGCGGGGCTGCCCTCCACCGTAACGGGGTTGCTGACGCACGCTGCCGAGCATACCATGCGCCACGTGGGACAGTTGTCGGTCACGGCGCGGGTGGTGCGGGCTACCCAGCCGCAGCACTAG
- a CDS encoding aldehyde dehydrogenase family protein, with protein MPPIISPQVEFNALLAQVKQYTPEIFDQQGQFLNLLEGKWQEPGKPRSFVSPIDGTVLGSLPMLERATALRAVEFARGEFAAWAAIDLDERRRRVQDCLDQLRNHVELIAKLLMWEIGKTYKLGFTDIDRCIDGVQWYNDNIEQMLGRRKPLGLVSNIASWNYPMSVLLHAVLVQVLCGNSVIAKTPTDGGFISLSFTFAIARRCGLPVTLVSGPGGELSDVLVKDHHIDCLSFVGGRYNGRNIADALDEHQKRYMLEMEGVNTYGIWDYSDWDTLASQLRKGYDYGKQRCTAYVRFVVERRLFPRFLETYWNVMQSLKIGNPTVVQNANDPLPELAFGPVINAGQATELDRLYQDALKTGATPLLEGHLPDELFLPGQDRSAYRAPRALVNLPRQSELYFKEPFGPIDTIVLVDRQEELVGEMNISNGALVAAVASDDERLAQRTAKEIRAFKVGINQLRSRGDREEVFGGLGESWRGAFVGGKLLVEAVTEGASDQALYGNFDDAILLPDNP; from the coding sequence ATGCCCCCCATCATTTCGCCCCAGGTTGAGTTCAATGCCCTGCTTGCGCAGGTAAAGCAGTACACACCCGAAATTTTCGACCAACAAGGTCAATTTCTGAACCTGCTGGAAGGCAAATGGCAGGAGCCGGGCAAACCACGCTCATTTGTATCGCCCATTGATGGCACGGTGCTGGGTAGCCTACCTATGCTGGAGCGCGCCACCGCGCTGCGCGCCGTAGAGTTTGCCCGCGGCGAGTTTGCCGCCTGGGCCGCCATCGACCTTGATGAGCGCCGCCGTCGCGTGCAGGACTGCCTCGACCAACTGCGCAATCATGTTGAGCTGATTGCCAAGCTGCTGATGTGGGAAATCGGCAAAACCTACAAGCTGGGCTTCACCGACATCGACCGGTGCATCGACGGGGTGCAGTGGTACAACGACAACATCGAGCAGATGCTGGGCCGCCGCAAGCCGTTGGGCCTGGTCAGCAACATTGCCAGCTGGAACTACCCCATGTCGGTGCTGCTGCACGCGGTGCTGGTACAGGTGCTGTGCGGCAACTCCGTTATTGCCAAAACGCCTACCGATGGCGGTTTCATCTCCCTGAGCTTCACCTTTGCCATTGCCCGCCGCTGCGGTTTGCCCGTCACGTTGGTGAGCGGCCCCGGCGGCGAGCTGAGCGACGTATTGGTGAAAGATCATCACATTGACTGCCTCAGCTTTGTGGGCGGACGCTACAACGGCCGCAACATCGCCGATGCCCTTGATGAGCACCAGAAGCGCTATATGCTGGAAATGGAAGGCGTGAACACCTACGGCATCTGGGACTACTCCGACTGGGACACGCTGGCCAGCCAACTGCGCAAGGGCTACGATTACGGCAAGCAGCGCTGCACGGCCTACGTGCGCTTTGTGGTGGAGCGCCGCTTGTTCCCGCGCTTCCTGGAAACGTACTGGAACGTGATGCAGTCCCTGAAAATCGGCAACCCCACGGTGGTGCAAAACGCCAACGACCCGCTGCCCGAACTGGCCTTTGGCCCCGTTATCAACGCTGGACAGGCCACCGAACTGGACCGCCTCTACCAGGATGCGCTGAAAACCGGTGCTACTCCCCTGCTGGAAGGTCACCTGCCCGACGAGCTGTTCTTGCCCGGTCAGGACCGCTCGGCCTACCGCGCGCCGCGCGCCCTCGTAAACCTGCCCCGCCAGAGCGAGCTGTACTTCAAGGAGCCCTTCGGCCCCATTGATACCATTGTGCTGGTAGACCGCCAGGAAGAGCTAGTAGGCGAAATGAACATCTCTAACGGCGCTCTGGTAGCGGCAGTGGCCTCCGACGATGAGCGGCTGGCCCAACGCACCGCCAAAGAAATCCGTGCCTTTAAGGTAGGCATCAACCAACTCCGCTCCCGCGGCGACCGGGAAGAGGTGTTTGGTGGCCTGGGCGAGTCGTGGCGCGGGGCCTTTGTGGGCGGCAAGCTGCTGGTAGAAGCCGTAACCGAAGGCGCTTCCGACCAGGCCCTGTACGGCAATTTCGACGACGCCATTCTGCTCCCCGACAATCCGTAG
- a CDS encoding aspartyl protease family protein, translated as MRTFFCSFCLLLSLRLPAWAQAVTGSEPLDKLVAAMQAQSVAVVQPYLLAETRVSHLPAAYTAQVLAQMLPRFKDAATPRLVRQSTEGANTRYVFALTQNGAEKEYDVLVTPANKLLEINLLQAEAKKVDTRLSVQDLTTPAEVVMPMRIQNGLLLVTAEVDGQRGDFFLDSGAPALLLNKMRFGSSASGSTVVASQLRGVNGTGASFDYYHATNFNWQGISFHNRDVPTLDLTDLARRAGVSELLGLIGYNLLSQYAVTLDYAAQTVTLRKPTPDKSTEGLPFVMRGHLPVVEARVAGETLRLALDCGAQQNLLDVRYAAAFASQLRNSETVQLAGTDQKARSVTSGELRKLQLVQGPTFRNQPTVFSSISHLNQKPDQVTLDGLLGYPMFRQQPTTIDYVNKVVRFGGQ; from the coding sequence ATGCGTACATTCTTTTGCAGCTTTTGTCTTCTGCTGAGCCTCCGGCTGCCGGCTTGGGCACAGGCCGTAACCGGCAGTGAGCCACTTGATAAGCTGGTGGCCGCTATGCAGGCGCAGTCGGTGGCGGTGGTGCAGCCCTACCTGCTGGCCGAAACGCGGGTGAGCCACCTGCCCGCTGCCTACACAGCGCAAGTGCTGGCGCAGATGCTACCCCGCTTTAAAGACGCGGCAACGCCCCGGCTGGTACGGCAAAGCACCGAAGGAGCCAATACCCGCTACGTGTTTGCCCTCACCCAAAATGGTGCTGAAAAGGAATACGATGTGCTGGTGACGCCAGCCAACAAGCTGTTGGAAATAAATCTGTTACAAGCAGAAGCCAAGAAGGTTGATACCCGACTCAGTGTGCAGGATCTGACGACGCCAGCCGAAGTGGTGATGCCCATGCGCATCCAAAACGGGCTACTACTTGTGACGGCCGAAGTAGACGGCCAGCGGGGCGACTTTTTCCTCGATTCGGGGGCGCCGGCCTTGCTGCTGAACAAGATGCGCTTTGGCTCCTCTGCTAGCGGGAGTACAGTAGTAGCCAGCCAACTGCGCGGCGTGAACGGAACCGGCGCCAGCTTCGACTACTACCACGCCACCAATTTCAACTGGCAGGGCATCTCTTTCCACAACCGCGACGTGCCCACGCTCGACCTAACCGATCTGGCGCGTCGGGCGGGCGTGTCGGAGCTGCTGGGGCTCATCGGCTACAACCTCCTCAGCCAGTACGCCGTGACGCTGGACTACGCGGCGCAGACGGTTACGCTACGCAAGCCTACCCCCGATAAGTCGACCGAAGGTCTACCCTTTGTCATGCGCGGGCATCTGCCGGTGGTAGAGGCGCGCGTGGCGGGCGAAACCCTGCGCCTGGCCCTCGACTGCGGAGCCCAGCAGAATCTGCTGGACGTTCGTTACGCCGCGGCATTTGCCTCGCAGCTGCGCAACAGTGAAACCGTGCAATTGGCCGGCACCGACCAAAAGGCCCGTTCCGTTACGAGTGGCGAGCTGCGCAAGCTGCAACTGGTGCAGGGCCCTACCTTTCGAAATCAGCCAACCGTTTTCTCTTCCATCAGCCACCTTAACCAGAAGCCCGATCAAGTAACGCTGGATGGGTTGCTAGGCTACCCCATGTTCCGCCAGCAGCCCACTACCATCGACTATGTGAACAAGGTAGTGCGCTTTGGTGGGCAGTAG
- a CDS encoding pyridoxal phosphate-dependent aminotransferase, translating to MLEISQRGQQMPMSPYRKLTPYADAAKQRGTGVYHLNIGQPDIETPPAMLAAVREAEIKVLEYSPSAGSGSYRQKLAAYYQRNHIPVQPEDILVTAGGSEAIFFAFMSCLNPEDEVVIPEPFYGAYISFAIATDVRIVPVVSTLDEGFALPPIEAFERVITPRTKAIMVCNPSNPTGYVYSEAELLQLLDLCRRHNLFFLSDEAYREYCYEGFATSALQLPGAEQHVVMVDTISKRYSACGARLGALVTKNPDVQAAALKFAQMRVSAPALAQLMGEAAAELPESYFEHTKAEYRARRDLMVRRLRAMPGVTCPTPGGAFYVMARLPVDDAGTFGRWLLEEFSYQGHTVMVSPAAGFYVTPGLGRDEVRLAYVLNLEKLDAALDCLEQGLAAYPGRLVQPIGDATPALEARP from the coding sequence ATGTTGGAAATTTCGCAACGCGGGCAGCAGATGCCCATGTCACCCTACCGCAAGCTCACACCCTACGCCGATGCGGCGAAGCAGCGGGGTACGGGCGTGTATCACCTCAATATCGGGCAGCCCGATATTGAAACGCCCCCCGCCATGCTGGCCGCCGTACGCGAAGCCGAGATTAAAGTGCTGGAGTACAGCCCCAGCGCGGGCAGCGGCAGCTACCGCCAAAAGCTGGCGGCCTACTACCAACGCAACCACATTCCGGTGCAGCCCGAAGATATTCTGGTGACGGCGGGCGGCAGCGAGGCCATCTTCTTCGCCTTTATGAGCTGCCTCAATCCGGAGGATGAAGTTGTGATTCCGGAGCCGTTCTACGGGGCCTATATTTCCTTTGCCATTGCCACCGATGTGCGCATTGTGCCCGTGGTATCTACCCTCGATGAAGGCTTCGCCCTACCCCCCATCGAGGCGTTTGAGCGGGTGATTACGCCGCGCACCAAGGCCATTATGGTCTGCAACCCCAGCAACCCGACGGGCTACGTATACTCTGAGGCAGAGCTCCTGCAGCTGCTAGACCTGTGCCGGCGCCACAACCTGTTTTTCTTGTCCGACGAGGCCTACCGCGAGTATTGCTACGAGGGCTTTGCCACCAGCGCCCTGCAACTGCCCGGCGCCGAGCAGCACGTGGTGATGGTAGACACTATCTCGAAGCGCTACAGCGCCTGCGGAGCGCGGCTGGGCGCGCTCGTGACGAAAAACCCCGACGTGCAGGCCGCCGCCCTCAAGTTTGCCCAGATGCGCGTGAGTGCGCCCGCCTTGGCCCAACTGATGGGCGAAGCCGCCGCCGAGCTACCCGAGTCCTACTTCGAGCACACCAAAGCCGAGTACCGCGCCCGCCGCGACCTGATGGTACGCCGCCTGCGCGCCATGCCCGGCGTGACCTGCCCTACCCCTGGCGGTGCCTTCTACGTGATGGCCCGCCTACCTGTGGATGATGCCGGCACGTTTGGCCGCTGGTTGCTGGAAGAGTTCAGCTACCAGGGTCATACCGTGATGGTGTCGCCGGCGGCGGGCTTCTACGTAACGCCCGGCCTGGGTCGCGACGAGGTACGCCTGGCCTACGTGCTGAACCTGGAAAAGCTTGATGCGGCCCTGGATTGCCTGGAGCAGGGCTTGGCCGCCTACCCTGGCCGGCTGGTGCAACCCATAGGTGACGCAACGCCCGCGCTGGAAGCTCGTCCGTAG
- a CDS encoding cytochrome b/b6 domain-containing protein has translation MPASSHKPYSLALRLWHWGNAAVISGLLTTILFLFVIIKTKEVGPIFQEMLAKDGLDVTQQQARALRKVVSSRIWDWHITLGLVLTGLLVFRVALEWLQPEAQRFSTRLRRARAHFQRQGADVRDARHSLLVKWSYLVFYLLLVVMVGTGLVLVYADDAAFLHDLEHTCKEIHEVNMYLVIAFVVVHMAGVVWAEATRNRGIVSDMINGGNRVE, from the coding sequence ATGCCCGCCTCCTCGCATAAACCGTATTCGTTGGCGCTGCGCCTGTGGCACTGGGGCAACGCGGCCGTTATTTCAGGCCTGCTCACCACCATTCTGTTCTTATTCGTCATCATCAAGACCAAAGAGGTAGGCCCGATTTTTCAGGAGATGCTGGCCAAGGACGGGCTGGACGTGACGCAGCAGCAGGCGCGGGCGCTACGCAAAGTAGTGAGCAGCCGCATCTGGGACTGGCACATCACCTTGGGCCTGGTGCTAACGGGGTTGCTGGTATTTCGGGTGGCGCTGGAGTGGCTGCAGCCGGAAGCGCAGCGTTTTTCTACTCGCTTGCGCCGCGCCCGTGCCCACTTCCAGCGCCAGGGAGCCGACGTGCGCGACGCCCGCCACTCGTTGCTGGTAAAGTGGTCCTACCTTGTTTTTTACTTGCTACTAGTAGTGATGGTGGGCACCGGCTTGGTGCTCGTGTACGCCGATGACGCGGCCTTTCTGCATGACCTCGAGCACACCTGCAAAGAGATTCACGAGGTTAACATGTACCTGGTTATTGCCTTCGTGGTAGTGCACATGGCGGGAGTAGTGTGGGCCGAAGCGACCCGTAACCGTGGCATCGTGTCGGATATGATTAATGGGGGCAACCGGGTAGAATAG
- a CDS encoding NAD(P)-dependent alcohol dehydrogenase — protein sequence MNQTKAYAAEAANAPLAPFSFERREVGAHDVLIEILYCGVCHSDVHQARDEWGGSIFPMVPGHEIVGRVVEVGSHVKQFKQGDLAGVGCMVDSCQHCSSCDEGVEQYCEEGFTGTYNGRERETGAPTYGGYASHIVVREEFVLHVSEKLDLARVAPLLCAGITTYSPLRQWKVKAGDRVGVVGLGGLGHMAVKLAAAMGAEVTVFSTSPSKEKDARELGAHKFVVSKDPEAMKAAGNYFDLIINTVSAKIDLTPYLAALRLDGTMVLLGVPPEAPEIHAFNLIAKRRRIAGSLIGGIQETQEMLDFCAEHNIMSDIEMIPMKDINEAYERMVKGDVHYRFVIDLQTL from the coding sequence ATGAACCAAACCAAAGCATACGCCGCCGAAGCGGCCAACGCTCCTCTTGCGCCCTTTTCCTTCGAGCGCCGCGAGGTAGGCGCCCACGATGTCCTCATTGAAATCCTGTACTGCGGTGTGTGCCACTCCGATGTGCACCAGGCCCGCGACGAATGGGGTGGTTCGATCTTCCCCATGGTACCCGGCCACGAAATTGTGGGCCGTGTAGTGGAGGTAGGTAGCCACGTAAAACAATTCAAACAAGGCGACCTAGCCGGTGTAGGGTGTATGGTCGACTCCTGCCAGCACTGCTCCAGCTGCGACGAAGGTGTGGAGCAATACTGCGAAGAAGGCTTCACGGGCACTTACAACGGTCGCGAGCGGGAAACCGGTGCGCCTACCTACGGCGGCTACGCCAGCCACATTGTGGTGCGTGAGGAGTTTGTACTGCATGTGTCTGAAAAGCTAGACTTGGCCCGCGTGGCGCCACTGCTGTGTGCAGGCATCACTACCTACTCGCCCCTGCGCCAGTGGAAAGTGAAAGCCGGCGACCGGGTAGGCGTAGTAGGTCTGGGCGGCCTGGGCCATATGGCTGTGAAACTAGCCGCCGCCATGGGGGCCGAAGTAACCGTATTCAGCACCTCGCCATCGAAAGAAAAAGATGCCCGCGAGCTGGGTGCCCACAAATTTGTGGTGTCGAAAGACCCGGAAGCCATGAAAGCTGCCGGCAACTACTTCGACCTGATCATCAACACCGTATCGGCCAAAATAGACCTGACACCCTACCTGGCTGCCCTGCGTCTCGATGGCACGATGGTGCTGCTGGGTGTGCCGCCAGAAGCGCCCGAAATCCACGCGTTCAATCTCATTGCCAAGCGCCGCCGCATTGCCGGCTCGCTTATCGGTGGCATTCAGGAAACCCAGGAAATGCTGGACTTCTGCGCCGAGCACAACATCATGTCCGACATTGAAATGATTCCGATGAAAGACATCAATGAAGCTTACGAGCGCATGGTGAAAGGCGACGTGCACTACCGCTTCGTGATTGATTTGCAGACCTTGTAG
- a CDS encoding DUF1990 domain-containing protein produces the protein MPKTTPPLWEQQQARLAAYKDAKYNFDPERSNEYTAESGWRIDDYQQDLLAEQPGAPEEHGSWEAARVVLRRYSFPPPDLITGIFPPDSELDQRIMVLRARFLFFTFWFGVRIGGIVDEQRTTADGQQEQVWGYNYRTLEGHFERGQIEFTVHKNLTTGEVIFHVHAYSQLGSIRNPIYWVGFRLFGRMLQRRFARESLKRMREQVEGLVNGKEPWPTTQPTPVEATV, from the coding sequence ATGCCTAAGACCACGCCACCGCTCTGGGAACAGCAACAGGCCCGACTAGCTGCCTACAAAGACGCCAAATACAACTTCGACCCCGAGCGCAGCAACGAGTACACCGCCGAAAGCGGCTGGCGCATCGACGATTACCAGCAGGATTTGCTGGCCGAGCAACCTGGCGCCCCCGAAGAGCACGGTAGCTGGGAGGCAGCTCGGGTGGTGCTGCGCCGCTACTCCTTCCCGCCGCCCGACCTCATCACCGGCATCTTCCCGCCCGACTCAGAGCTCGACCAGCGCATTATGGTGCTGCGGGCACGGTTCCTGTTCTTCACGTTTTGGTTTGGCGTGCGCATCGGGGGAATAGTAGACGAGCAGCGCACCACTGCCGACGGCCAACAAGAACAGGTGTGGGGCTACAACTACCGCACACTGGAAGGCCATTTTGAGCGTGGTCAGATTGAATTCACCGTGCACAAGAATCTGACAACGGGCGAGGTAATATTTCACGTGCACGCCTACTCGCAACTGGGCAGCATCCGTAACCCCATCTATTGGGTAGGCTTCCGACTGTTTGGGCGCATGTTGCAGCGTCGCTTTGCCCGCGAGTCGCTGAAAAGGATGCGAGAACAGGTAGAAGGATTAGTGAACGGCAAAGAGCCGTGGCCCACCACGCAGCCCACGCCAGTAGAAGCTACCGTGTAG
- a CDS encoding DUF1990 family protein, with translation MAKPEQPAHTGSGPFLERRYHIDIVRPRHTAAALMQQIQCDVAHFSPDLLADFEKTAGEQHSLAVDDEFSIKILGPWNGQVRVTEVTPTSFEFATLDGHPEAGHIRFSLLPHPDRADALRFEIRSWARSRDGLVAFMYDKLGAGKRVQEQTWRIFCERVAEASGGATLGSVQVETIEKGSSQSAHA, from the coding sequence ATGGCTAAACCCGAACAACCTGCCCATACCGGTAGCGGCCCTTTTCTGGAGCGGCGCTACCATATCGATATTGTGCGGCCGCGCCACACGGCTGCCGCGCTGATGCAGCAGATTCAGTGTGATGTGGCCCACTTCTCGCCCGATTTGCTGGCCGATTTCGAGAAAACCGCTGGCGAACAGCACAGCTTGGCCGTAGACGACGAATTCTCCATCAAAATTCTCGGCCCCTGGAATGGGCAAGTGCGCGTGACGGAGGTGACGCCTACTTCCTTCGAGTTTGCTACCCTCGATGGTCACCCTGAGGCTGGGCACATCCGCTTCAGCCTGCTCCCGCACCCCGACCGCGCCGACGCCCTACGCTTCGAAATTCGGTCTTGGGCACGTAGTCGGGATGGGTTGGTGGCATTCATGTACGATAAGCTGGGCGCCGGCAAGCGTGTGCAGGAGCAAACCTGGCGCATCTTCTGCGAGCGGGTAGCCGAGGCCAGCGGCGGCGCTACCCTGGGTAGCGTGCAGGTAGAAACCATTGAAAAAGGCTCCAGCCAGTCTGCTCATGCCTAA
- the nfi gene encoding deoxyribonuclease V (cleaves DNA at apurinic or apyrimidinic sites): MYRPYHPPADPVIVRDLTQQQNDLRQRVRLEPLPAAPRLIAGCDSSFPTPDTILSVFVVLTFPELQLVEKIYHHDTVTLPYVPGFLAFREAPNLLRVYEKLQHKPDVIMVDGHGIAHPRRMGIATQLGVLLDVPTFGVAKQKLTGNYEEPALEKGSITPLADKAGELIGQVLRSKDKIKPLFVSPGHRCDQATALQLTLACLRGYKLPEPTRLADHWAEQFKKEL, translated from the coding sequence ATGTACCGCCCTTACCACCCACCCGCCGACCCAGTTATTGTGCGCGACCTCACGCAGCAGCAAAATGACCTGCGCCAGCGCGTGCGCCTGGAACCCCTGCCCGCCGCGCCGCGCCTCATTGCTGGCTGCGACTCATCGTTTCCTACCCCCGATACTATCCTATCAGTGTTTGTGGTGCTCACGTTTCCGGAGCTGCAACTCGTCGAGAAAATTTACCATCACGATACCGTGACGCTGCCCTATGTACCAGGCTTTCTGGCCTTCCGCGAAGCGCCCAACCTGCTGCGCGTGTACGAAAAGCTGCAACACAAGCCCGATGTAATCATGGTGGATGGCCATGGCATTGCGCACCCGCGCCGCATGGGCATTGCCACCCAGCTGGGCGTGCTGCTCGATGTGCCTACCTTCGGCGTGGCTAAGCAAAAGCTGACGGGCAACTACGAGGAACCGGCCCTGGAGAAAGGCAGTATCACGCCCCTCGCTGACAAAGCCGGCGAGCTAATCGGGCAGGTATTGCGCTCCAAGGACAAGATCAAGCCTTTGTTTGTCAGCCCCGGCCACCGTTGCGACCAAGCCACCGCCCTGCAATTGACGCTGGCCTGCCTGCGCGGCTACAAACTACCCGAACCTACCCGCCTAGCCGACCATTGGGCAGAGCAATTCAAGAAGGAATTGTAA
- a CDS encoding glutamate--tRNA ligase family protein encodes MNLSSITAPIVSRLAPTPSGYLHLGNAVNFVLTWLLTRRAGGTLHLRIDDLDRQRLRPAYLDNIFQTIEWLGLDYDHGPSGPEDFETNFSQLHHLGEYQQLLDELRQVPDLLYACRCSRTDIQRAGGQHPDATCQAQRLPLDTPETAWRAHVPNGLTIEFQDLWQPQVAVPLAADIGDFVVRKKDGVAAYQIASVVDDIRLGTTLIVRGLDLLPSTAAQLWLASQAKCTAAFGHVQFAHHALLPGADGEKLSKSTQASIQRGIMAEAGSPRVVYATVARLLGLPDAAGESLATLSWGIPNRLSS; translated from the coding sequence ATGAATCTATCCTCTATCACTGCTCCCATCGTCTCCCGCCTGGCGCCTACCCCTAGCGGCTACCTACACCTAGGCAATGCCGTGAATTTTGTGCTGACGTGGCTGCTCACGCGCCGCGCTGGCGGCACCCTGCATCTGCGCATCGATGACCTGGACCGCCAACGCCTGCGCCCCGCCTACCTCGACAACATCTTCCAAACCATCGAGTGGCTCGGCCTCGACTACGACCATGGCCCCAGCGGCCCCGAGGATTTCGAGACAAATTTTTCCCAGCTGCATCATCTGGGAGAATACCAGCAATTGCTGGACGAACTGCGCCAAGTGCCCGACTTGCTCTACGCTTGCCGCTGCTCCCGCACCGACATCCAACGCGCTGGCGGCCAGCACCCAGACGCCACCTGCCAGGCCCAGCGACTACCCTTGGATACGCCCGAAACCGCCTGGCGCGCCCACGTGCCCAACGGCCTTACCATTGAATTCCAGGATTTATGGCAGCCGCAAGTAGCCGTGCCGCTAGCCGCCGATATAGGCGATTTTGTAGTGCGCAAAAAAGACGGTGTGGCCGCCTACCAGATTGCCTCGGTGGTAGACGATATACGTCTCGGTACTACCCTCATCGTGCGTGGGCTAGACCTACTACCCAGCACGGCCGCGCAATTGTGGCTGGCTAGTCAGGCTAAATGCACCGCCGCATTTGGGCACGTGCAGTTTGCTCACCACGCCCTGCTACCCGGTGCTGACGGTGAGAAGCTGTCGAAGTCAACGCAGGCATCTATCCAGCGCGGCATCATGGCCGAGGCGGGTAGCCCGCGGGTGGTATACGCAACGGTAGCGCGGCTGCTGGGGCTGCCGGACGCTGCGGGGGAGTCGTTGGCGACACTTTCGTGGGGTATTCCCAATCGTCTGTCATCCTGA